The following are encoded in a window of Platichthys flesus chromosome 19, fPlaFle2.1, whole genome shotgun sequence genomic DNA:
- the LOC133974613 gene encoding matrix metalloproteinase-17-like, protein MVPPVVLKWMRNMSPEMLLLLVRILWVLPATGAAPAMRTDQLDTGVDWLSRFGYLPPPDPVTGQLQTKEALTKAIKAMQRFGGLKETGVFDQATQGLMKTPRCSLPDVSEAEGTMGRRKRSLIPQNKWNKMHLSWRVRTFPKDSAGLGRDTVRALMYYALKVWSDIAPLNFHEVAGSDADIQIDFTKADHDDGYPFDGPGGTVAHAFFPGERFTAGDTHFDDDEAWTFRSPDSHGMDLFAVAVHEFGHAIGLVHTSAMESIMRPYYQGPVGDPLKYDLPYEDKVRVWQLYGVRDSVSHTIRPGGTSQTPEPPVLLDLPENRSNVLLAQDAPDRCSSHFDAVAQIRGEAFFFKGKYFWRLTREKHLVSLRPAQIHRFWRGLPTNLDGVDAVYERPGDHKIVFFKGLKYWVFKDNIVEEGYPRPISDFGLPLEGIDAAFVWLHNEKTYFFKDNQYWRYDDHLRRMDQGYPKDSSLWKGLPLHLDDAIRWSDGSSYFFKGKEYWKVPGSDMEVEAGYPRLIAKDWLLCTEMQSDSPDAEPKSTETRVNVHRQPDHAENGYEVCSCTSDSASPLGARSSPSPLWLLPPLWTLSLALSSELL, encoded by the exons GACTGGCTGAGCAGGTTTGGCTACCTCCCGCCCCCCGACCCAGTGACTGGTCAGCTGCAGACCAAGGAGGCCCTGACCAAGGCCATCAAAGCCATGCAGAGGTTCGGAGGCCTGAAGGAGACCGGAGTCTTCG ACCAAGCCACACAGGGTCTAATGAAAACACCCAGATGTTCTCTGCCAGATGTGTCTGAGGCCGAGGGGACGATGGGCCGCAGGAAACGAAGCCTGATTCCACAGAACAAATGGAATAAAATGCATCTCTCCTGGAG agTGAGGACCTTCCCTAAGGATTCAGCCGGACTGGGCAGGGACACCGTTCGAGCCCTGATGTACTACGCCTTGAAAGTCTGGAGCGACATCGCGCCGCTCAACTTCCACGAGGTGGCCGGCAGCGACGCGGACATTCAGATCGACTTCACCAAGGCCGACCACGACGATGGGTATCCGTTTGACGGGCCGGGGGGCACCGTGGCACATGCGTTCTTCCCCGGGGAGAGGTTCACCGCCGGGGACACGCACTTTGACGACGACGAGGCGTGGACCTTCAGATCGCCAG acTCCCATGGCATGGATCTGTTTGCGGTTGCAGTCCATGAGTTCGGTCACGCCATCGGCCTGGTCCACACCTCCGCCATGGAGTCCATCATGAGACCGTACTACCAGGGTCCTGTAGGAGACCCTCTCAAATACGACCTGCCCTATGAGGACAAGGTCCGCGTGTGGCAGCTCTACG GTGTCAGAGACTCGGTGTCCCACACAATCCGACCGGGCGGCACCTCGCAGACGCCTGAGCCTCCCGTCCTCCTCGACCTTCCTGAGAACAGGTCCAACGTTCT GCTGGCGCAAGATGCCCCAGACAGATGCTCCAGTCACTTTGATGCCGTGGCCCAGATACGAGGGGAGGCTTTCTTTTTCAAAG GAAAGTACTTCTGGCGACTAACTCGAGAGAAGCACCTGGTGTCTCTGCGTCCGGCTCAGATCCATCGCTTCTGGAGGGGCCTGCCGACCAACCTGGACGGCGTGGACGCCGTGTACGAGCGACCAGGAGATCACAAGATCGTCTTTTTCAAAG GTCTCAAGTACTGGGTGTTCAAAGACAATATCGTGGAGGAAGGTTACCCCCGTCCGATCAGTGACTTTGGTTTGCCGCTGGAAGGCATCGACGCGGCGTTTGTTTGGCTGCACAACGAGAAAACCTACTTCTTCAAGGACAACCAGTACTGGCGCTACGACGACCACCTGCGGCGCATGGACCAGGGCTACCCCAAAGACAGCTCGCTGTGGAAGGGGCTGCCGCTGCACCTGGACGACGCCATCAGGTGGTCGGACG GCTCGTCCTATTTCTTCAAGGGGAAGGAGTACTGGAAAGTTCCGGGCAGTGACATGGAGGTGGAGGCAGGTTACCCCCGCCTCATCGCCAAGGACTGGCTGCTGTGCACGGAGATGCAGTCGGACTCTCCGGACGCGGAGCCCAAGAGCACGGAGACGAGGGTCAACGTGCACCGCCAGCCGGACCACGCGGAGAACGGGTACGAGGTGTGCTCCTGCACCTCGGACTCCGCCTCGCCTTTGGGCGCccgctcctccccctcccccctctggcTGCTGCCACCGCTCTGGACGCTCTCGCTGGCCCTCAGCTCCGAACTGCTATGA